A part of Sus scrofa isolate TJ Tabasco breed Duroc chromosome 15, Sscrofa11.1, whole genome shotgun sequence genomic DNA contains:
- the C15H2orf80 gene encoding uncharacterized protein C2orf80 homolog isoform X3 → MDRRLLKKEIKKLLRDYIGIRLRENEFDPKGRRQLTFLDDMVKKVLAAAHYDLAISAALQWVDHSEDLTWLEWEEVKMPFRGRPIYPNHREREAMILSSFAGILMNSIPIEEVFKIYGADASASSGTAKTYCKQWGHMKPGVHQDQLKSQALTQKCCN, encoded by the exons ATGGATAGAAGGCtcctaaagaaggaaataaaaaagctcCT GAGAGATTATATTGGCATCAGACTCCGGGAGAATGAATTTGAtccaaaaggaagaagacaaCTCACTTTTCTAGATGATATGGTAAAGAAAGTTCTTGCTGCC GCACACTATGACCTGGCCATCAGTGCTGCTTTGCAATGGGTGGATCACTCAGAAGATTTAACTTGGCTGGAATGGGAGGAAGT GAAAATGCCATTTCGGGGTAGACCCATATATCCAAACCACAGAGAACGAGAAGCAATGATTTTATCATCTTTTGCTGGAATCTTAATG AACAGTATCCCAATTGAGGAAGTCTTTAAAATTTATGGGGCTGATGCTTCTGCCAGTTCTGGAACTGCCAAG ACATATTGCAAGCAGTGGGGTCATATGAAGCCAGGAGTCCACCAGGACCAGCTTAAGAGTCAAGCATTGACTCAGAAGTGTTGTAACTGA